The following are encoded together in the Aerococcus mictus genome:
- a CDS encoding ABC transporter ATP-binding protein translates to MQVFSYLKSYRWRILLVIALTFGNALGELFLPRLMAEVVDQGVAQGDTSFILKIGSLMLVVVLLTVICRGSAAFHSAKVAMGFSRDVRHAIYTKVNHMTFDDTEHFGISSLITRTTDDVSQVEQMALMGLRPWVRGPLMFIGGLIMAMLTNMQLSVIILLSIPFLLLGMWVIIKKALPYFPCLQGKLDRINLLFRQRLTGLKVIRAFNKNDYEEDVFSQANDEYYQIALKVNNLMITVMPILSTVLNLGIVAIAYFGAHLISQGSLEIGGLMAYLQYITQVLTALIMICNLLTMLPRTVTSTERISEVLAYPQAEMIGDKLLTEPISRVEAKDLTFYYPGAALPALDKINFSLSKGESLGIIGGTGSGKSTLLKLLLQFYPPSEGELLINGHAIESLAPGSVRQYISYIPQQNFFFTKTVGENLSYADESVTDAAMENNLDIAQARDFLSDRPLDDGMVRGGVNFSGGQRQRLAIARALSRRVPLYLFDDSFSALDYQTDYQLRQALKDNLGEAMLIIVAQRVATIRHADKILVLDEGKVSAYGSHEELMKHSELYREIVISQGEEDDIHG, encoded by the coding sequence ATGCAAGTGTTTTCCTATTTAAAGAGTTATCGCTGGCGGATTTTGTTGGTGATTGCTTTAACTTTTGGTAACGCCCTAGGGGAATTATTTTTACCACGTTTAATGGCTGAAGTGGTTGACCAGGGGGTGGCTCAAGGGGATACTTCATTTATTTTAAAAATTGGAAGCTTGATGCTGGTGGTCGTGCTGTTGACAGTGATTTGTCGGGGATCAGCGGCCTTTCATTCTGCCAAGGTTGCTATGGGTTTTTCTCGCGATGTTAGACACGCTATCTATACCAAGGTCAACCATATGACCTTTGATGATACCGAGCACTTTGGCATTTCATCCTTAATCACGCGAACGACAGACGATGTCAGCCAGGTAGAACAAATGGCGCTTATGGGACTGAGGCCTTGGGTGCGTGGGCCGCTCATGTTTATTGGGGGCCTCATTATGGCCATGTTAACCAACATGCAATTATCCGTTATTATATTATTGAGCATTCCCTTTTTACTTTTAGGGATGTGGGTCATTATCAAGAAGGCTCTCCCTTATTTTCCCTGTTTACAAGGAAAGTTAGACCGGATTAACCTACTTTTTCGCCAACGTTTGACTGGTTTAAAGGTCATTCGGGCCTTTAATAAGAATGACTATGAAGAAGACGTCTTTAGCCAGGCCAATGATGAATATTATCAAATCGCCTTAAAGGTGAACAATTTAATGATTACCGTTATGCCGATTCTTTCCACGGTTTTAAATCTAGGAATCGTTGCTATTGCCTATTTTGGGGCCCATTTAATTAGTCAGGGGAGCTTAGAGATTGGTGGCTTAATGGCCTATCTCCAGTATATTACCCAGGTCCTAACGGCTTTAATCATGATTTGTAACTTACTTACTATGTTGCCACGGACCGTGACTTCAACGGAAAGAATCAGTGAAGTCTTGGCTTATCCTCAAGCAGAAATGATTGGTGATAAGCTACTTACCGAACCCATCAGTCGGGTAGAGGCTAAGGATTTGACTTTTTACTATCCAGGAGCAGCCTTACCTGCCCTAGATAAGATTAATTTCTCTTTAAGCAAAGGGGAAAGCCTAGGGATCATTGGTGGAACCGGGTCAGGGAAGTCCACCCTCCTAAAACTCCTCTTACAGTTTTACCCACCCAGTGAGGGCGAGCTCTTAATCAATGGTCATGCCATTGAAAGTTTAGCGCCAGGATCGGTTCGCCAGTACATTTCTTATATTCCCCAACAGAATTTCTTCTTTACCAAGACTGTGGGGGAAAACCTATCTTATGCGGATGAATCTGTTACCGATGCTGCTATGGAGAACAACCTAGACATTGCCCAGGCCAGGGACTTTTTATCTGACCGTCCCTTAGATGACGGCATGGTTCGGGGAGGGGTCAATTTTTCTGGGGGGCAACGCCAACGCTTGGCCATTGCTCGGGCCCTTAGCCGCCGGGTCCCTCTTTACTTATTTGATGATTCTTTTTCAGCCTTAGACTATCAAACGGATTATCAATTGCGCCAAGCCCTAAAAGATAACTTGGGCGAGGCCATGTTAATCATTGTGGCGCAAAGAGTGGCCACCATCCGCCATGCCGATAAGATCTTGGTCTTAGATGAGGGCAAGGTTAGTGCATATGGCAGCCATGAAGAGCTTATGAAGCATTCCGAACTCTATCGTGAAATTGTTATTAGTCAAGGGGAGGAGGATGACATCCATGGCTAG
- the ftsY gene encoding signal recognition particle-docking protein FtsY, protein MGLFDRIKQAFTGEDPLVAEQAKNREEEEEKIVFEKYDKGVEKTRKSFSERMNDLFAGFREVDEAFFDDLEEALITSDVGFDMTLALSDAVREEVQRRNVTKGEDVKNTVIEEMVKIYEKGQDSSVSLKENPDGPTVMLFVGVNGVGKTTTIAKVAHHYISQGKKVLLAAGDTFRAGAVEQLNTWGQRVGAPVVSGKANGDPSAVVYDAVHKAVSEGYDYLLIDTAGRLQNKKNLMNELDKMNRVIKREIPDAPHETLLVLDATTGQNALVQAKEFNKTVDITGLVLTKLDGTARGGVIFAIRYELDLPVKLIGLGEGMDDLQPFDGEKFIYQLVKDVVEV, encoded by the coding sequence TTGGGTTTATTTGACCGTATTAAACAAGCCTTTACCGGTGAAGATCCGCTAGTTGCTGAACAAGCTAAGAACCGGGAGGAAGAAGAAGAGAAGATTGTCTTTGAAAAGTATGACAAGGGCGTCGAGAAAACGCGGAAAAGTTTCTCTGAGCGTATGAATGACCTCTTTGCTGGTTTTCGTGAGGTCGATGAAGCATTCTTTGATGATTTAGAGGAAGCCTTGATTACTAGTGATGTTGGCTTTGACATGACACTAGCCCTATCGGATGCTGTTCGTGAGGAAGTGCAAAGACGGAATGTGACCAAGGGAGAAGATGTCAAAAATACTGTTATTGAGGAAATGGTTAAGATCTATGAAAAGGGTCAGGATAGCTCAGTTTCCTTAAAGGAAAACCCCGATGGACCAACTGTGATGCTCTTTGTTGGGGTCAATGGAGTCGGAAAAACCACCACTATTGCCAAGGTCGCCCACCACTACATCAGCCAGGGCAAGAAAGTCCTTTTAGCTGCTGGAGATACCTTTCGGGCCGGAGCGGTGGAACAATTAAATACCTGGGGCCAACGGGTCGGAGCACCGGTGGTTAGTGGTAAGGCTAATGGTGATCCTTCTGCTGTGGTTTATGACGCTGTTCACAAAGCGGTCAGTGAAGGCTATGACTACCTATTAATTGACACAGCGGGTCGCTTACAAAACAAGAAGAACTTGATGAATGAACTGGACAAGATGAATCGGGTTATTAAACGGGAAATTCCCGACGCTCCTCATGAAACCTTACTGGTTCTAGATGCTACCACGGGACAAAACGCCCTGGTACAGGCCAAGGAATTTAATAAAACCGTCGATATTACCGGCCTAGTTTTAACCAAATTAGATGGAACCGCCCGTGGGGGAGTTATCTTTGCCATCCGTTATGAGCTAGACCTACCAGTGAAGCTGATAGGATTAGGCGAAGGAATGGATGATTTACAACCCTTTGACGGGGAGAAATTTATTTATCAATTAGTCAAAGACGTCGTTGAAGTCTAA
- a CDS encoding putative DNA-binding protein, translating to MEIQKTNEINRLLDFYYQLLTKKQQDYISLYYQDDYSLGEIAAYFDVSRQAVYDNIRRTEKTLENYESRLHLASDYRKRQATIKELRDYVKKNYAQDNELKQTIDKLLIMDDKEV from the coding sequence ATGGAAATTCAAAAGACTAATGAAATTAACCGCTTACTGGACTTCTATTACCAGTTATTAACCAAAAAACAACAAGATTATATTAGTCTTTACTACCAAGATGACTACTCCCTCGGTGAAATTGCGGCCTATTTCGATGTCAGTCGGCAGGCCGTTTATGATAACATTCGTCGAACGGAAAAGACCCTTGAAAATTATGAGTCCCGCTTACACTTAGCCTCTGACTACCGTAAGCGGCAAGCGACGATCAAGGAGCTCAGGGACTATGTCAAAAAGAACTATGCTCAAGATAACGAACTCAAACAAACAATAGATAAGTTACTAATAATGGATGATAAAGAGGTGTAA
- the ffh gene encoding signal recognition particle protein, giving the protein MAFESLSDRLQGAVEKVGKKGKISEGDLREMMREVRLALLEADVNFKVVKNFVRKVQDKALNSDVLESLSPTQQIVKIVDEELTELLGGEQVGINYNEDGPTIIMMAGLQGAGKTTTVGKLANHLREEGHRKPLLVAADVYRPAAIDQLETIGRQLDLPVFQLGNQVSPVEIAQKAVVYAKENNYDTIFIDTAGRLQIDQTLMDELKNIQAAVHPDEILLTVDAMSGQEAANVAKTFDEELALTGVILTKLDGDTRGGAALSIASITGKPIKFTGVGEKLEDIETFYPDRMSNRILGMGDMMTLIEKAQKEFDEKEAEEMAAKMQANTYDFNDFVKQMDQMNKMGSFESIIKMIPGLNKILPVDKLNIDPKDMVRTKAIIQSMTDYERTHPDEINQSRRRRIAKGSATTVNQVNQLIKQFNQSRTMMSAMTNGDMSSLSSLMGGMPNGMGNMPNMPGMDGGRRKKQRAQELAAKHMKKKLNKQRKKRGKKG; this is encoded by the coding sequence ATGGCTTTTGAAAGTTTATCGGACCGCCTGCAAGGAGCGGTAGAAAAAGTCGGTAAAAAGGGAAAAATCTCAGAAGGCGACTTGCGAGAAATGATGCGGGAAGTGCGTTTGGCCTTACTAGAGGCTGACGTTAACTTTAAAGTGGTAAAAAACTTTGTTCGCAAGGTCCAAGATAAGGCCCTAAATAGTGATGTCTTAGAATCGCTGAGTCCAACCCAACAAATTGTCAAAATCGTCGATGAAGAATTGACTGAATTACTGGGTGGCGAGCAAGTCGGCATTAACTATAATGAAGATGGGCCCACAATTATTATGATGGCCGGTTTACAAGGGGCCGGTAAAACCACTACGGTGGGTAAACTAGCCAATCACTTACGGGAGGAAGGCCATCGCAAACCTCTCTTAGTGGCTGCCGACGTCTACCGTCCTGCTGCGATTGACCAGTTAGAAACCATTGGCCGTCAGCTGGACCTACCTGTCTTCCAACTAGGTAACCAAGTCAGCCCTGTTGAGATTGCCCAAAAGGCAGTCGTTTATGCCAAAGAGAATAACTACGATACTATCTTTATCGATACTGCCGGACGTTTACAAATTGACCAAACCTTGATGGATGAATTAAAGAACATCCAAGCAGCCGTTCATCCCGATGAAATTCTCTTAACTGTTGATGCCATGAGTGGTCAAGAAGCTGCTAATGTGGCTAAGACTTTTGATGAAGAATTAGCACTCACTGGGGTTATCCTGACTAAATTAGACGGGGACACCCGTGGTGGGGCGGCCTTGTCGATTGCCTCTATCACTGGCAAACCGATTAAATTTACCGGGGTCGGGGAAAAATTAGAAGACATTGAAACCTTCTATCCTGACCGAATGTCTAACCGAATTCTGGGTATGGGGGACATGATGACCCTGATTGAAAAGGCCCAAAAAGAATTTGATGAAAAAGAAGCCGAAGAGATGGCGGCTAAGATGCAAGCCAATACCTACGACTTTAATGACTTCGTTAAGCAAATGGACCAAATGAACAAGATGGGCTCATTTGAAAGCATCATCAAGATGATACCGGGCTTAAATAAGATACTACCGGTTGATAAGTTAAACATCGACCCTAAAGATATGGTCCGTACCAAGGCCATTATCCAGTCCATGACCGATTATGAACGGACCCATCCGGATGAAATTAACCAAAGCCGGCGCCGGCGGATTGCTAAGGGGTCAGCAACTACCGTCAATCAAGTCAATCAATTGATTAAACAATTTAACCAAAGTCGGACCATGATGTCAGCCATGACCAATGGGGATATGAGTTCCTTATCTTCCCTAATGGGGGGCATGCCTAATGGAATGGGTAATATGCCTAATATGCCTGGTATGGATGGTGGCCGTCGCAAGAAACAGCGGGCTCAAGAACTAGCAGCAAAACACATGAAGAAAAAATTAAATAAGCAACGTAAAAAACGTGGCAAAAAAGGGTAA
- the rimM gene encoding ribosome maturation factor RimM (Essential for efficient processing of 16S rRNA) translates to MSQEFYRVGKIVNTQGLKGEVRVIATTDFPDKRFQPGSQLVIFDRKNKQAEVEVMSHRQHKNFHILSFKGMPSINDVEGFKGMEVMVAAENRQSDDLAEGEFFYDQIIGLAVYDLAGKLLGKVKAITQLGPNDVWTIQRSQPGKKDVLIPYIDDVVKTIDLEEKKIVIDVLEGLIDDEG, encoded by the coding sequence ATGAGTCAAGAATTTTACCGTGTGGGAAAGATTGTCAATACCCAAGGCCTAAAGGGAGAGGTCCGGGTAATTGCGACCACTGACTTTCCCGACAAACGTTTTCAACCAGGAAGCCAACTAGTCATCTTTGACCGTAAAAATAAGCAAGCTGAGGTTGAGGTAATGAGTCACCGCCAGCATAAAAATTTTCATATTCTTAGTTTTAAAGGCATGCCGTCAATTAATGATGTGGAAGGCTTTAAGGGGATGGAAGTGATGGTTGCAGCTGAAAATCGGCAAAGTGATGATTTAGCTGAAGGCGAGTTCTTCTATGATCAAATCATCGGTTTAGCGGTCTATGACTTAGCGGGTAAGCTGCTAGGAAAGGTCAAGGCCATCACCCAATTAGGCCCCAATGATGTTTGGACTATCCAACGCAGTCAGCCGGGCAAGAAGGATGTCCTGATTCCCTATATTGATGACGTGGTCAAAACGATCGATTTAGAAGAGAAGAAAATAGTAATCGATGTACTTGAAGGATTGATTGACGATGAAGGTTAA
- a CDS encoding ABC transporter ATP-binding protein: MARKKHQSSQANLLRLIKHLGKYHWLLIFSLLATIVIAACDIIAPRIMGDLTNGIAADISQGQAINFDQIKVFCLYLIAIYLVLGLFRYFQGRLLTYLAQSFIKELRQAVSEKIKKIPLSFFDQQLTGDLLSRMTNDIESLGRNIQQSIDQVFYGAILLVGILIMMLRISVTMTGIFFITIPLSFFATRFITSRSQKYFRAKAKGLGAIVGYIEESFTGTDLIKAYNYQDRADQEFQRYNNHLYEVSYHASFMAGILLPVMTFISNIGYVAIAIVGGLLVLGQRILIGDVLAFIQYSQKITRPINTIAEMATLLQETLASADRIFELLDAPEVVEDSTYEIEPPIESIVFDHVGFAYEEEMIIKDLNLQVEKGQTIAIVGPTGAGKSTLISLLLRFYDVNRGAIRVNGIDIRQASRENLRQFFGMVLQDTWLQQGTIADNIRYGAEGASDEEVVQAAKDAHCYHFIQSLPDGFNTLLNEEANNISQGQKQLITIARAFISNPEVMILDEATSSVDTRTEQLIQSAMAKLMQGRTNFVIAHRLSTIVEADKILVLDQGDIVEQGSHEELLAKKGKYAQLYQSQFND; the protein is encoded by the coding sequence ATGGCTAGGAAGAAACACCAAAGTAGCCAAGCTAATTTGCTGCGTTTAATCAAGCATTTAGGCAAGTACCATTGGCTACTCATTTTTAGCTTGTTAGCGACTATTGTGATTGCAGCCTGTGATATTATCGCTCCTCGGATTATGGGAGACTTAACCAATGGCATTGCAGCCGACATCAGCCAGGGCCAGGCCATTAATTTTGACCAGATCAAGGTCTTCTGTCTCTATCTTATTGCCATCTACCTGGTCCTGGGCCTTTTTCGTTACTTTCAGGGGCGCTTGCTGACTTATTTGGCCCAATCCTTTATCAAGGAATTGCGTCAAGCTGTCTCGGAAAAAATCAAGAAAATCCCCCTGTCCTTCTTCGACCAACAATTGACAGGTGACTTATTGAGTCGGATGACCAATGATATTGAAAGCTTGGGACGTAATATTCAGCAAAGTATTGACCAAGTCTTTTATGGAGCCATTCTTTTAGTCGGCATTTTGATTATGATGTTGAGAATTTCAGTCACTATGACGGGAATTTTCTTTATTACCATCCCGCTGTCCTTTTTTGCAACACGCTTCATCACCTCACGGTCGCAGAAATATTTTCGGGCCAAGGCAAAGGGCCTGGGAGCTATTGTGGGCTACATTGAGGAAAGTTTCACCGGGACTGACCTGATTAAGGCCTATAATTATCAAGACCGGGCTGACCAAGAATTTCAACGTTATAATAACCATCTCTATGAAGTCTCCTACCATGCCAGTTTTATGGCGGGAATCTTACTGCCAGTGATGACCTTTATCAGTAATATTGGCTACGTGGCCATTGCCATTGTGGGAGGGTTACTCGTCCTAGGGCAGAGAATTTTAATTGGGGATGTATTGGCTTTTATTCAATATAGTCAAAAAATTACCCGGCCCATTAATACCATTGCCGAAATGGCTACTCTTCTCCAAGAAACCCTGGCCTCGGCCGACCGGATCTTTGAATTATTAGATGCTCCCGAAGTGGTTGAGGATAGCACTTATGAAATAGAGCCGCCGATTGAAAGTATTGTCTTTGACCATGTTGGCTTTGCCTATGAGGAAGAGATGATTATTAAAGACTTGAATCTCCAGGTTGAAAAAGGTCAGACCATAGCGATTGTAGGTCCAACCGGGGCAGGAAAATCGACCCTGATTTCTTTACTGCTGCGGTTCTATGATGTTAACCGCGGGGCTATTCGCGTCAACGGTATTGATATCCGCCAAGCCAGCCGGGAAAACCTGCGTCAGTTTTTTGGCATGGTGCTTCAAGATACCTGGCTCCAGCAGGGGACCATTGCGGATAATATCCGTTATGGGGCCGAGGGAGCTAGCGATGAAGAAGTGGTTCAAGCAGCCAAGGATGCTCATTGCTATCACTTTATTCAAAGCTTGCCCGATGGTTTCAACACTCTCTTAAATGAAGAAGCTAATAATATTTCCCAGGGGCAAAAGCAATTAATTACCATTGCTCGGGCCTTTATCTCTAACCCTGAAGTCATGATCCTTGATGAAGCCACCTCGTCAGTGGACACCCGTACCGAACAACTTATCCAGTCAGCCATGGCTAAGCTTATGCAAGGACGGACCAACTTTGTCATTGCCCACCGCTTGTCCACCATCGTGGAAGCCGATAAAATTCTGGTCCTAGACCAGGGGGATATCGTTGAACAAGGAAGCCATGAAGAATTACTGGCTAAAAAGGGCAAATACGCTCAACTCTACCAAAGTCAATTTAATGATTAA
- the rpsP gene encoding 30S ribosomal protein S16: MAVKLRLKRMGSKRNPFYRIVAADARSPRDGRIIEKIGTYNPTTQPEEVVLDEELALKWLGNGAQPTDTVRNILSRQGIMQKHHEAKHNK; encoded by the coding sequence ATGGCAGTTAAATTACGCTTAAAACGTATGGGGTCAAAACGTAACCCATTTTACCGTATCGTCGCAGCAGATGCGCGTTCACCACGTGACGGACGTATCATCGAAAAGATTGGTACCTATAACCCAACTACCCAACCAGAAGAAGTTGTTTTAGATGAAGAACTTGCTTTAAAATGGTTAGGAAACGGTGCTCAACCTACTGATACTGTTCGTAACATTCTTTCTCGTCAAGGAATTATGCAAAAACATCACGAAGCTAAGCATAATAAATAA
- the trmD gene encoding tRNA (guanosine(37)-N1)-methyltransferase TrmD, translating into MKVNILSLFPDMFTGPMNQSIIGKAQEKGLVDIEVTDFRQFANNKHGHVDDYPFGGGAGMLLQVGPIYRALEAIDPLLVSEDLSKRPASRVILMDPAGQRFNQAKAEELAQEDQLIFICGHYEGYDERIRNYVTDEISIGDFVLTGGELGAMTVIDATVRLLDEAVGNNESVEVESFSTGLLEYPQYTRPRSFRGMDVPDVLVSGDHQKIADWKGKEAIRRTYLRRPDLLDRAELSDQEKQWLLEIQAENPK; encoded by the coding sequence ATGAAGGTTAATATTTTAAGTCTATTTCCAGACATGTTTACTGGACCCATGAATCAGTCCATTATTGGTAAGGCCCAGGAAAAAGGCCTAGTCGATATTGAAGTCACTGACTTTCGCCAATTTGCCAATAATAAGCATGGTCATGTTGATGACTATCCCTTTGGCGGGGGAGCGGGTATGCTGCTGCAAGTGGGCCCAATCTATCGGGCCCTGGAGGCCATCGATCCGCTTTTAGTGAGCGAGGATTTATCCAAGCGCCCAGCTAGCCGGGTGATTTTAATGGATCCTGCTGGACAGCGGTTTAACCAAGCCAAGGCGGAAGAACTGGCCCAAGAAGACCAGCTAATCTTTATCTGTGGTCATTATGAAGGCTATGATGAACGGATCAGAAACTATGTGACCGATGAAATTTCCATTGGGGACTTTGTCTTAACCGGTGGCGAGCTAGGTGCCATGACGGTAATTGATGCCACGGTGCGCCTATTGGATGAGGCGGTAGGAAATAATGAGTCAGTGGAAGTGGAATCTTTTTCGACTGGCCTATTGGAATACCCCCAATATACCCGGCCACGGTCCTTTAGGGGTATGGATGTTCCGGATGTCCTCGTCAGCGGTGACCACCAAAAGATTGCCGATTGGAAGGGGAAGGAAGCCATCCGTCGTACCTATCTCAGACGGCCTGACCTCTTAGACCGAGCTGAGCTGTCTGACCAAGAAAAGCAGTGGCTGCTAGAAATCCAGGCAGAAAATCCAAAATAA
- a CDS encoding KH domain-containing protein: protein MPDIENLLMTIIQPLVSYPEDIQLEVSDGDEFLEYHLMVHPDDVGRVIGKRGRVANAIRTILYSVRVKGHRRVRLTIDRIDEDQ, encoded by the coding sequence ATGCCGGACATTGAAAATTTACTAATGACTATTATTCAACCTTTAGTGAGTTATCCTGAAGACATTCAACTCGAAGTGAGTGATGGGGATGAATTCTTAGAATACCATTTAATGGTACATCCCGATGACGTTGGACGTGTCATTGGTAAGCGCGGACGCGTAGCGAATGCTATTCGCACAATTTTATATAGTGTACGCGTAAAAGGTCATCGTCGGGTTCGGTTAACTATCGATCGTATCGATGAAGACCAATAA
- a CDS encoding peptidoglycan bridge formation glycyltransferase FemA/FemB family protein, with protein sequence MKFVEIAADDFDKWIKQLGRSNHLQSLDMARLKAARGREIHYLALTDDQDQILEACILASLPTHVGGAFELEGWLPGDLGNRDQIITFLNGVKDFVKSHKGISLLVKPDLGIIVTDEKAQNPKKINEDLVSWIQAAGFTYHYQDQRPEFAGFDWNYKKDLTTVDPNKVEKSYLHGAQQSLKQAHKYSTVVREITGIEEIPRFYACYEETCQRLGIAPKEYPYFEEVYQNIGSAARFVIAEINFKDYQASLVERQEELEGILADLDEDLAKNPNSRKKNNQRREYQSQYDAQVKKIADAQVWVDQAKEEQTVLAVALFIESPYEMTYLYSGSDEEYSIINAPYLIQDQSIKLALDHDIPVYNFLGISEPFDENNGLLHFKQSFNGYAERNIGTFTWSPHPHFLALYEKVKRLLGRYN encoded by the coding sequence ATGAAATTCGTTGAAATAGCAGCAGATGATTTTGACAAGTGGATCAAACAATTAGGCCGCAGCAACCACTTGCAATCGCTCGACATGGCGCGCTTAAAAGCCGCCCGGGGCCGAGAAATTCATTATTTAGCCTTAACAGACGACCAAGATCAGATTCTAGAAGCCTGCATTTTGGCCAGCTTACCTACCCATGTGGGTGGGGCCTTTGAATTAGAAGGCTGGCTACCTGGAGATTTAGGCAATCGCGACCAAATCATTACTTTCTTGAATGGGGTTAAGGATTTTGTCAAGTCTCATAAGGGGATCTCCTTACTCGTGAAGCCAGATCTTGGGATTATTGTTACTGATGAAAAGGCACAAAACCCCAAAAAGATTAACGAAGATCTGGTTTCCTGGATTCAAGCAGCAGGCTTCACCTACCATTACCAGGACCAAAGACCAGAATTTGCGGGATTTGACTGGAATTATAAGAAGGATTTGACTACAGTGGACCCCAACAAGGTGGAAAAATCCTACCTTCACGGCGCCCAACAATCCCTCAAACAAGCCCATAAGTATAGTACCGTGGTCCGAGAGATTACTGGAATTGAAGAAATACCGCGCTTCTATGCTTGCTATGAGGAAACTTGTCAGCGATTGGGGATTGCGCCTAAGGAATATCCATACTTTGAAGAAGTTTATCAGAACATCGGCAGTGCAGCCCGCTTTGTCATTGCGGAAATTAACTTCAAAGACTACCAAGCTAGTTTAGTTGAACGTCAAGAGGAATTAGAAGGAATCTTAGCGGACTTAGATGAAGACCTGGCTAAAAATCCCAATAGCCGCAAGAAGAACAATCAAAGACGGGAATACCAATCCCAATATGACGCTCAAGTGAAAAAGATTGCCGATGCCCAAGTCTGGGTGGACCAAGCCAAAGAAGAACAAACCGTTTTAGCAGTTGCTCTCTTTATTGAGAGTCCTTATGAGATGACCTATCTCTATTCAGGCTCAGATGAGGAATATTCCATCATTAATGCTCCTTATCTGATCCAAGATCAATCCATCAAGCTGGCCCTAGACCATGATATTCCGGTCTATAATTTCTTGGGCATCAGTGAGCCCTTTGACGAGAATAACGGCTTGCTTCATTTCAAACAATCCTTTAACGGCTATGCGGAAAGAAATATTGGAACCTTTACCTGGTCACCGCATCCCCACTTCCTCGCCCTCTATGAGAAGGTCAAACGTCTCCTTGGTCGCTATAATTAA
- a CDS encoding Cof-type HAD-IIB family hydrolase: MIKLIAIDLDGTLLRDDKTISEANASTIRRAVEAGIEVVICTGRPIEGIQFALDRFNMNTAKHFSITYNGGLVLHNDSREIISETIMTTADVLRIYDMMYGLDLPIDAVDIDTVHRLKYPKDWPGHYDQQMPFLPFVPFDLDAVGMDHHFYKTVTNTPKEHIEDQLSDLPDWLYQDYSVMRSHGHQLEVMPKGVDKGQGLAALAKYLKIDVSEVMAIGDEENDKAMLQWAGTAVVMANGNATIKKYADYITKSNMDDGVAHAIEELVLKS; encoded by the coding sequence ATGATTAAACTTATTGCTATTGACTTAGATGGGACCTTATTACGCGATGATAAGACCATTAGTGAAGCCAATGCTTCTACCATAAGAAGAGCCGTGGAAGCGGGGATTGAAGTGGTGATTTGTACCGGTCGTCCCATTGAAGGCATTCAATTTGCCTTGGACCGCTTTAACATGAATACTGCTAAACATTTCTCGATTACTTATAATGGTGGCTTAGTTTTACATAATGATTCCCGTGAGATCATTTCTGAAACCATTATGACGACAGCTGATGTGCTTCGCATTTATGACATGATGTATGGACTCGATTTACCTATTGACGCGGTAGATATCGATACCGTCCATCGTCTTAAGTACCCCAAGGACTGGCCGGGCCACTATGACCAACAGATGCCTTTTCTTCCCTTTGTTCCTTTTGACTTGGATGCTGTGGGGATGGACCATCATTTTTATAAAACGGTGACCAATACCCCTAAGGAGCATATTGAAGACCAGTTATCGGACTTGCCGGACTGGCTCTACCAAGACTATTCCGTCATGCGCTCTCACGGCCATCAGTTAGAAGTGATGCCTAAGGGCGTAGACAAGGGACAGGGCTTGGCCGCTTTAGCTAAATATTTAAAGATTGATGTTAGCGAAGTCATGGCCATTGGTGATGAAGAGAACGATAAGGCTATGTTACAATGGGCAGGAACTGCCGTTGTCATGGCTAATGGCAATGCAACAATAAAAAAATATGCTGACTATATTACCAAATCCAATATGGACGATGGGGTTGCCCATGCCATTGAAGAATTGGTATTGAAGTCATAA